TCATGCAGCGGGTTGGTGTGGAAGAAGGGCAGCGTAAAGGCTCTCGTAGAGTGTGACTCCGCGGCGCTGCAAGCTCCGCAGGTATCTAGCCTCGTCGTAAGGGGTGTTTTCTTTCCAACAGCGGAAAATGATTCGCAACCACTTGAAGGCGACCATTCGAATCGCGGCGAATTTGCTCTTTCCATTGCTCAACTGGTCTTCGTAGAGAAGCCTCGCCCAATCACAGAAGCGGATCGAGCATTTGGCAAACTCGATGATGCTTTGGTGGAGGAAGATCGGTCGCGCTCTGCGAAAATGAACGGTTTGTGTCTTTCCGCTTTGCTTGCGCACGGGCGCCACCCCGCTCCAGCACTGCAACTGGCCCGCCTCCGTCCAGTTCTCTCGCCGCGTGCCGAAAAAGGCCGCCACGCGCGGTGCCAGCACCGCTCCGGCTCCCGGCAGCGTGTCAAAGATTGTCCTGTGGCTGTATTGCTGGAAGGTGTTTGAAATTCGGGCGTCAAACTGGGCAATCGACGCTTGCACAGCGGCGATTTGCCGGAGCAGACACTGCATTTTGAGTTCCAAGGCGTTAAGGATCGCTGGATCATCGGTCAGGCTTGCGGCGCTTTTGATCGCATCCAGACGTTGCTGGATTTTTTCTTCCGATCGGCTGTTATGCTTGTAGAAGAAGGCGCGCAGAGCGCTCGGCTTGGCGCGTCGCAAGCTGGCCAGGTTGGGCCACCGGCGCAAAAACTCAAGTGCCATGGGACCTTCCAGTTGCTCCCCGACCAAATCCAAAGCCAGAGGATAGTAGCTCTTGAGGGTGGATGTGAGTTGGTTCATGCAAGCGGTTCTTTCATCCACAAAACCTCGTCGCGCTTCGACCTCCAGGCGCAACTGGCGTGTGATTGCGTCCTCTGGTTGCAGCGGACGCAAACGATCATGGTGTTTGGCTCCCAATTCGCAGAGCAGATCCGCGTCACGAGGATCGGATTTGGCTCCGCTGATTGTGAAGGCCCGGCGGAAGTCAGCCAGACTGCGTGGATTGACCGGGTAGATGACCACAAAGTCATACTTCATCAGCGCGTAGATGACCGGTCCTCGGGCCTGTTCGATGCAAACGCCCAGCTGGGCTTGCGAATGTTCCGTGTGCAGTTTCAGGAAGAAGGCGTCCAGCGATGCCGGCTTTTGATCGACGAAATGACGCGACAAAGCGCCGGCATTTGGAGCCTGCACCACCAGGCAGTGCTCCTTGTCTGCCCAATCCAGGCCGATCCAAACCACCGGTTTGACCGGTGCATTTTCGATTGCTTTGTTCGATTCAGAGTTGCTTTGCATCTTTATTGTTCTCCGTGCAGTTTGTTTGAAGCGCCACGCGCAACCTTGCTCCAGCGAAAGCCTTATAGAGGGCCGTTTGGTCGGCAACCTCTGAGTATTCGTCAAAGAGCAAGGCGCAGGGCTGGGAGCGAAAGTCTCTCCCGATTCGTCGAGCGACATGGGTGGGGTGATTCGTCTTCCCGGCCCGCGCGTGGCGCTTCTGTTGAAGAAAAAATCCATCTTGTTCACAACTCGGAAATTTCCCGGCGCGAAAGTTGTTCACATCGGCTGCGGCAAGCTGATCCAAAGGCTTCCTCGCCGATATTGAATAACTTTCGGAACAGCTATAAGGGTGCGCTGATTCCTTCTACAGCGTGACGTCGTTCCCAAGCTCAAACGCGCCTCCTCTCCCCAGCCCTCTCCTCCGCTCGGAGCGGAAGAGAGGGAGTTGAATGGGGCTTTACACGCAGATCAGGGCGCTCGTTTTCAGGCTGATTTTCTCCCCTCGCCTGCGACGCAGGAGCGGGAGAAGAACAGGGGGAGAGGGTGCTCTGATTCGTTCTACAGCGTGACGTCGTTCCCAAGCTCAAACGCTCCTCCTCTCCCCGGCCCTCTCCTCCGCTCGGAGCGGAAGAGAGGGAGTTGAATGGGGCTTTACACGCAAACAGGGCGCTCGTTTTCAGGCTGATTTCGGGAGCGTAAATTTGATCGCGTTTGCTGCACCCGGGACGGGGCACTCCGGGAATCTCGCGCCTGGGATGGTCCATATCGGGCACCGCAACGCGCGAGAACCCTGCCTGGAAAAGGGGGAACGGCCGGCTTGGATCAAGGTCGCTGCGCCCGGGGACGAGCGGACTCCTGCTCAGAAGTCTGTTCCACGGGAATCTCCAGCGTAAACGTCGCTCCCCTGCCCTGCCCTTCACTGGCCGCGCTCAAGCGCCCGCCCAGCTCCTTGGCTGCAATCGCCGCGCTGTGCAATCCAAAGCCGTGCCCATTTTTGCGAGTGGTAAACCCGTGGGAGAACAGGCGTTTCATGC
The sequence above is drawn from the Verrucomicrobiia bacterium genome and encodes:
- a CDS encoding IS110 family transposase — translated: MQSNSESNKAIENAPVKPVVWIGLDWADKEHCLVVQAPNAGALSRHFVDQKPASLDAFFLKLHTEHSQAQLGVCIEQARGPVIYALMKYDFVVIYPVNPRSLADFRRAFTISGAKSDPRDADLLCELGAKHHDRLRPLQPEDAITRQLRLEVEARRGFVDERTACMNQLTSTLKSYYPLALDLVGEQLEGPMALEFLRRWPNLASLRRAKPSALRAFFYKHNSRSEEKIQQRLDAIKSAASLTDDPAILNALELKMQCLLRQIAAVQASIAQFDARISNTFQQYSHRTIFDTLPGAGAVLAPRVAAFFGTRRENWTEAGQLQCWSGVAPVRKQSGKTQTVHFRRARPIFLHQSIIEFAKCSIRFCDWARLLYEDQLSNGKSKFAAIRMVAFKWLRIIFRCWKENTPYDEARYLRSLQRRGVTLYESLYAALLPHQPAA